In Ailuropoda melanoleuca isolate Jingjing chromosome 7, ASM200744v2, whole genome shotgun sequence, one genomic interval encodes:
- the SPINK4 gene encoding serine protease inhibitor Kazal-type 4 encodes MAVRLCVVALALAALLTADREVPVRAAKLISPRMPICEHMEESPVCSRSSYPVCGTDGVTYDNECKICLIRLKTKQDIQILKDGKC; translated from the exons ATGGCTGTCCGCCTATGTGTAGTCGCCCTGGCTTTGGCTGCCCTCCTCACTGCGGACAGGG AAGTGCCAGTGAGGGCAGCAAAGTTGATTTCCCCAAGAATG cCCATCTGTGAGCACATGGAGGAGTCTCCTGTCTGTTCCCGGTCATCCTACCCGGTCTGTGGCACCGATGGTGTCACGTATGACAATGAATGTAAGATCTGCTTGATCCGGCT GAAAACCAAACAGGACATCCAGATCTTGAAGGATGGCAAATGCTGA